DNA from Plasmodium yoelii strain 17X genome assembly, chromosome: 13:
tatattttgttcacaCTTATTGAAACTGTTAAAAGAACTCATGAAATAATTCAACATCATCATATTATTTCCTTCCTTTTTCTTATTTCTTTctaatgatatatttttttttttttcttctttatatgtaaaaaatgaaaggTTGAAGCTGTGATCTAACTTCATTTCTTCTGTTTTCTTTTCTTTATCACAATTTGTATAATCTTTGGTGGTTTGAATTTCgtcatcattttcttctgacccttttaatgtataattattttttttacaaaatatcgAAATAGAACATATCAAGAGAAGAAAGGGATTGTTATTTATCTGtgtttcattttcattatatttcatttttttttttttattatctttccccttttcttcatctttatctatattttttattttactattaaCATTAATTTGTGGAATACTTTTCACATACATATTAGTCGAATAAAAGCTAAAATCATTATAGTATATATAGttgtaaattttatttatcctaacaaatttattatccaattttattaaataataacttGAGTAATttacattaataaatttaagaaTCTTTTCAATGTCTATTTCGCTAATCCAATTGCTAACATCTTTTTGGATCTGTTAAGAAGATTATGAGGATAAGGcaaaattaagaaaaaaaaaataaaacacgaaaaaatggataaaaaCGGATAAGAACGGataaaaattgataaaacAATTTAGTCAAACTGAATATTTGTATGTGGAAATTTTTTATGCCTAACTAAAAATACGATAAAAACTGTTACAATTTCTAGTTATATTTTACAACTATAATTAATATAcgatttaaaatatatttccattttttcatGGAATATTTTTGAggtttaaaattataatatttatttgtagtATATAATAGCCCTGAAATTactatttcatttattataatgtacaaatgtatatatgataCATGTTTGTTGAAAAAAACTTACTTTTTTGTGCTTTTTAGAATTTATGTCCTTATAAATTTTAGAACATGTTTGGTCAGTTTCGAATAATATTTCTTTAAATAATTGGAGAACTTGTTCTGtattttgatttattataatattgtatttttgtttatttaaatttttttttttttttatattgttaataaaatcGGTTTTTTCATTAGTAtcgttatttttttcactaatatcgttatttttttcattaatatcgttatttttttcattattatcactatttttttcattattatcgttattttttattacgcTTGTTTCAtcattaattataattttttgctGATTATTTTTGTCAGGATCATTTTCCAATAACTTAGCTGAAAAACTGTGTGTAGAATTATTTACTGGTATTAATTTGACATtagaaattataatatttccttgtttattaatatatttatatccttTTAAAATTTGATTTTGTTGTTGTGTtttcttatttatataatcagaatattttatatatttatcaggttttatattttcataggttaagataaaatataagttcTTTTCAAATGggtatatttgaaaaaagtGTAAATTTTTacgtttttttattttgtttgatCCTTGATATCTGTCTTtacatttttcttttttgtcTATAATACATGTATCATCCTTAATTATGATGGTATTAACATCTTTATCAATTAAATGTTCCCCTTTTTCATTAAACTGTTTATTTTCTGTACCCTTGAAAAAGGAGGTATTATACATTGAAGAAGAATTataagcattttttttatttgctttTTCCTTATCTCTATTTAATAAAACCatttgaattatattttgattataaCTATAAATCATATTGTCATTTAAATTGAGAGTAGTTGGAATATTATTTATCCATTTATATCCTGTTAGCatttcaaatatataaagataatattcacaaaaattaaaaagacgaaatattttatataatgcttttgttaatatatatatccatatctctttttcatcatttttagaTTGACaggataaaatattattatctttatcaTATGGTAATTCTAAATCAATAAATACTAAAAcccaattattatttatatatagtttaacaaaataataatttaatttatttataagtgGAAATCCATGTATTGTTTGTGGATaaattaattcatataaataattcccTTTTGGTATAAGAactttattttcttttattaaaaatatagaagaatatatatattttaaaaaatcacTACCCTCATTATATTCTATATTTACATTTCtatttacataattttcATAGCTTACTATAACTATGgatgattttttttgttcttcatttttgtgagatgaataaaaatgttcaagactttttttatttatattatctaaTTGTTTTTCATaagtatttaaataattttcttctttcaccaaaaatatttttcttttctttatATCACTATAATTATCATCTTGGTTATTTTTGTCACactcatttattttatcctctttttccaaattatttgatttttgtgaattattttccttttcattttctttagaaaaataatttatttctttccacttatatatatatttatcaaattttttcttctgtttatattttacttTCACATcctgattattttttttttttttttttttattatcttcgTTGCACAAATTCGATACTTCATCAattgcatattttttccataaatCAAAGACCTTTTCGTTATTCtcatatatttgtattttattttttttattaaatatacattccattttatattaatatttattgttattacctTTGTGgatgttattattttattattatttttttttttttcgtttatccaaatttaaataaatcaatTCTTACGGAAAAGTGTATTCCCTATTAATCCCGCGTTTGTTTcctctttttatttttcaagattattttttaggattattttttcgttttaaatatttaatgttacaaattatattgtaatggtttctttttttattaatactaaACAAAAAAGGAGAGAGAAAGAACTGCATTATAGGGACAGTAAAAAAGGgcattataaatttaagaaGATTGCTATGCAACCTTTTAAGTATTGACTGGGAATATGAGGaaagacaaaaaaatgtagaaaataGTTATTCATACCTTTTTTAAAGCTATTAAATAATTAGGAACATATATTTCCTCTAAATTGatagataaataaatatatatacatatatatatatatatgcatattttccTAACGctctttatataataaaagggAAAATGTATtactaataaataatttatttttcattggCCAATTAAAAGTTAAAATTTTTGAAAAGggaaatatacataaaatattatatatatcaaataaatacgtaacaaaaaaagaaaatggcTAGAAATGTCGAAAAAGGAAGGTCTATGTTAAATCAATGGCTAAAGGCTAAAGAgctaaatgataaaaaaacattttttaaaattccCAAAAATGTTAATGATGTTGATGATTTGGAATCCGCCGTATCatagtaaataaaaacaaaagaaaaaaaaaaatatatataaaaataaagaaaaggaaaatatttacataataataaaacaggtttatgatttatattgaaatattgtatataattataagctctgtctttatatttattgtgtgttattatttttttaaatgcgcacaaaatatataaatctatatgcatattatatataacatatccatatatagtcaatgtgcatatattatatatgtacgTCATTTTGTTTCcctcttttttatttttagccGTAAATCGATAATTAAAGAAATATGTAGCAAAATTAAAGAAATCCAAAATTTAAGTTTGGGGGACCAACATGTAAGAGAGTTAAACGAccaaataaacaaattaatttcGATCAAAAATAGATGGGAAATAAGGATTATAGAGGTAAAAATCGAAGAgcgataaaaataaaaatataatattcactattaaaatgttatatatgttGAAAAAGTTTTAAGTGTGTGTcatgatattttattaatttaacccttttcttttatataaatatatttttagctTGGAGGACCAGATTATCAATCCGAATCGAATGCGCTAATTAATGCACAtggtattataaaaaatattacaaaaaaatattacaaaaaaatattacaatgTTTAGTCGGATCCTATATGTTGCCATTAGCTTTATTTCGCTCTATTTCactttacttttttttcttttttttttcctctttGATGTCTGAATTATTTATACTTTTCTCATTTTAGGTACCGAATtaaaaggaaataataattataaatatttcggGGCAGCGAAAAACTTGAAAGGAGTAAAAGAATTACtatttaaagaaaatgatgatcGGAAAAAActtttattaaaaagaaGGAAGGAAAAACGAAATTTAGATAAAATCGTaaatatacattattttGGTTATtgtgatgaagaaaatgaaatattattaaacgaagagttaaaaattcaaaaaaaactAGAAAAAACAGAtttagaaataataaaaaaaataaattattaaaaaattattattaatgcaaaacatgaatataacaaaaatataggGTATGCGATTAAATATCTTTGACTATTCATACGGAGagcctaataaaaataataaaagatatCAAGATGGCTATGTATTTACATACtctcataaaatataatcgTAATAATACTTTAATGCAAACATGTAAAAATTTTGTCTATGTAATAAGATTAACTTAATCATTaatgttttataaataaacaaataatatgtCTTACTGCTTCAAAAAATTTTGATGCCGTTAAGGCAGACCAtgatatacaaaaaaaggaaatagtATATCCTTTCTTTGAcctacaaaaaataattgtattatgtatcattttattgatatattaattttaatttcacATTTactaaatttattaatttctCAGTTTGTTTATGTTTTAtcataacattatatttatcttgttcattctattttattatatttattacatttttttttttaaattcaaaataatcaacacttttttaaaaacaaatgtttcataaaaaaaaaattatgatatttaccttaaattaataagaatagaaataaatgacaaaatgACTAACGGGAGTAAGGCATACCCAAGCATGCTTATTGTGCAATATAAATCTAAAGTTGCATTCtgattaaaaaataaaataataaaattaaaatatggcAACAAAAAATCGTCTTTATATatgcttatatatttttttcatttttgtatttaCTTGACTCATCACATTTAGCAATAAATACATACTCAGACTGCTAACAATtccaattaaataaatataactaAATGAAGCCTTCCCTACCTGATaagtaataatgataatttattaaaaaaaaaattttaatatattttgtcattattttattgtttcatattatttaacaTAGTTAGCATTATAATGTATTTATACAacatttgttatttttaccaataataaaataaatcctAAAGACAGAATAATAAGTAAAGGTCCTGATAAATCAGAATTTTCAAATAAGGTATGATCAATTCtgaaataagaaaaaaaaaagtatacaTGTGAAAATAActcattataaaaatagctATATGCACACACGAAAATATTGTATTCGcatgtttatttatattcataaaatattattattcctgACTTGTAGAAAGTAAAAACTGATTTCATTCGTTTTGAGATTAGATCAAAATTTATCCCAAGCTCTTCAAGTAATGGAGGCTCTTCTTCATCATCCTCATCttgatcatttttatttcccGTTATACTTTCATTTGGCTTATTAAAATTGCCAaaaaaactattattattattaatggtattattattagtattattaatagtattattattaatagtaTTATTAATAGTATTGTTGGGGGgttgtttattataaaatggaCTGGTAactattgtattattattggTCTGATTGAAATTGTTAAAGTTGGTATTAACAGTATTCTCAAATGGAGCATTAAGAACTGTATTATCCGATTTTTGATAAGTATGTTCatataactttttatttatatatgggTTAGTTACTTTATTATCAACATTGTTATTTAATTCATCATTATCGTTTCTAATATTTGTCCTGTTTGTAATTTTCTGATTATAgtaattcattttttgggGTTTTTATATCTAAATAATACTATTGGCAATATCATACCCTTTTCAATAACTGAATATTTTGACATAAGTTTGTTgtatttattatacatatatacctaaaagtataaaataatgcatatatacattcatatgcatgtatatataactagACTGACATATCAAATAGTTGAcgttgattttttttttttttttttttattgctaaaaaattattaaaaaaataatatatcaaataaagGACATTTTGCAAATAAACCAAACACAAAAACATTTATGCATTGACgcataaatatatcattacaaaaaatttcaatatatttttttaatttaattatgtatatatacgtTTTTAATTTccaaattgtatatatattttggtcatttttttttccttcatgttatttatattttttttttttctgttttaatcaaaaattatttaactaATTTTTAAGTTTATATGTGTATTCAAAAGTAAATTAAGTATTTCCATGTATATGTTTGTATTTGAAAtcatatgataaatatatataatgatttatgcatatacataaatgCATATTAAATGcgcatttttataaatactaCGCTATCCAAAATTATCACAATCTTgcttttaaattaatataaaattaacaattctttttgtttatttaaatttttaatagataaaatttacatttttattcatgcatttatagattttttttttttcctcattatttattatatatatgcagatatatatatatttttaactttattattatactgcAATACTGTATATTTTACTTtggttattttattttcattattttttattaatttttttttttttttttcaaacttTGAAATTTCAGA
Protein-coding regions in this window:
- a CDS encoding pre-mRNA-splicing factor ISY1, putative, with protein sequence MARNVEKGRSMLNQWLKAKELNDKKTFFKIPKNVNDVDDLESAVSYRKSIIKEICSKIKEIQNLSLGDQHVRELNDQINKLISIKNRWEIRIIELGGPDYQSESNALINAHGTELKGNNNYKYFGAAKNLKGVKELLFKENDDRKKLLLKRRKEKRNLDKIVNIHYFGYCDEENEILLNEELKIQKKLEKTDLEIIKKINY
- a CDS encoding protein transport protein YIP1, putative; the encoded protein is MNYYNQKITNRTNIRNDNDELNNNVDNKVTNPYINKKLYEHTYQKSDNTVLNAPFENTVNTNFNNFNQTNNNTIVTSPFYNKQPPNNTINNTINNNTINNTNNNTINNNNSFFGNFNKPNESITGNKNDQDEDDEEEPPLLEELGINFDLISKRMKSVFTFYKIDHTLFENSDLSGPLLIILSLGFILLLVGKASFSYIYLIGIVSSLSMYLLLNVMSQNATLDLYCTISMLGYALLPLVILSFISILINLRSKKGYTISFFCISWSALTASKFFEAALRMNSQRYLIAYPIFLLYSCFALIIIF